Proteins found in one Anopheles aquasalis chromosome 3, idAnoAquaMG_Q_19, whole genome shotgun sequence genomic segment:
- the LOC126575624 gene encoding uncharacterized protein LOC126575624 — translation MDVVKDVELAAMGIVHRRPRQRTIADYRGPHHLVLMGHGGPQAENLHRILHETAIKWIGYCEHVVFITLKPLEPVSNRIRSQYMELLNKIIVYCPLTFEEALDKLMGLQSWLNPLPDLVIVESLDLLLTAGTESVPSDPVGHADWIALRQSLFLACLSDTVRVLGAKLKDDCYSIVSFSDRTNCYDSKALAMFAREDSIIDTDNIHGPYDIVSFLWKLWQIIKANESEEENTLN, via the coding sequence ATGGATGTAGTGAAAGATGTTGAGCTTGCGGCCATGGGAATCGTCCATCGTCGCCCACGCCAACGGACAATCGCTGATTACCGCGGACCCCATCATCTCGTTTTGATGGGGCACGGAGGCCCGCAGGCCGAAAACCTACATCGAATCCTCCACGAGACGGCCATCAAGTGGATCGGTTACTGCGAGCACGTGGTTTTCATCACACTAAAACCGCTCGAGCCAGTATCGAACAGAATTCGTTCGCAGTACATGGAACTGTTGAACAAAATCATCGTCTACTGCCCGCTAACGTTCGAAGAAGCTCTGGATAAGCTGATGGGGTTACAGAGCTGGCTAAACCCGTTACCGGACCTGGTGATCGTTGAATCGTTGGACTTATTACTAACGGCTGGAACTGAGTCCGTCCCGAGCGACCCGGTCGGTCATGCCGATTGGATTGCACTCCGGCAATCACTTTTTCTCGCTTGTCTCAGCGATACCGTGCGAGTCCTGGGAGCAAAGTTGAAAGACGATTGCTACAGCATTGTAAGTTTTAGCGACAGGACTAACTGCTACGATAGCAAGGCACTCGCGATGTTTGCTCGTGAAGATAGTATCATTGATACTGATAACATCCATGGACCATACGATATTGTGTCCTTTCTTTGGAAACTGTGGCAAATAATTAAGGcaaacgaaagtgaagaagagaaCACGTTAAACTAG